Proteins encoded within one genomic window of Phototrophicus methaneseepsis:
- a CDS encoding zinc-dependent alcohol dehydrogenase family protein, with the protein MRATIMYGPGDVRIENVPDAQIKEPTDAVIRIIRACICGSDLWPYRGYNEFDENGQPMGHEAIGVVEEIGSDVHHIKVGDVVAMPFAFSDGTCPHCQAGIHTSCLHGGFFGNPQVGGAQAEALRIPQADGTLVTLPGGNDDALIPALLTLTDVMATGHHAAVTAQVAAGKTVAVVGDGAVGLCGVIAAKRLGAEQIIIMGRHDDRIALAKDFGATDVVSERGEEAWEHVRKLTNGLGVHSVLECVGSDLSMQTALNIARPGGAIGRVGVPHDVNIPAAAPTFFRNLTISGGPAPVRAYIEDLIPDVLEGKIQPGRVFDQTVSLEDVPAGYKAMDERQSIKVMVTP; encoded by the coding sequence ATGCGTGCAACAATCATGTACGGACCTGGTGACGTTCGTATTGAGAATGTCCCCGATGCTCAGATCAAAGAACCGACCGATGCTGTTATCCGTATTATCCGCGCCTGTATCTGTGGCAGTGATTTATGGCCCTATCGAGGCTACAACGAATTTGATGAAAATGGCCAGCCGATGGGGCATGAAGCAATCGGGGTTGTGGAAGAAATTGGCTCAGATGTTCATCATATTAAAGTCGGTGATGTGGTTGCAATGCCATTTGCATTTTCCGACGGGACATGCCCACATTGCCAGGCTGGCATCCATACGTCATGTCTGCATGGCGGTTTCTTTGGTAACCCTCAAGTAGGCGGTGCACAGGCCGAAGCGCTGCGCATTCCCCAGGCCGATGGAACGCTTGTAACATTACCGGGTGGCAATGATGATGCCTTAATTCCAGCTCTGCTTACGCTTACTGATGTTATGGCGACAGGGCATCATGCTGCTGTTACAGCGCAGGTTGCTGCGGGCAAGACAGTCGCAGTCGTGGGGGATGGGGCCGTTGGCTTGTGTGGTGTGATCGCGGCCAAACGCCTCGGCGCTGAGCAGATTATCATCATGGGGCGACATGATGACCGTATTGCTCTGGCAAAGGATTTCGGCGCAACAGATGTTGTCAGTGAACGAGGCGAAGAAGCCTGGGAACATGTTCGTAAGCTTACAAATGGCCTTGGTGTTCATTCGGTCCTTGAATGTGTTGGTAGCGATCTTTCTATGCAAACAGCCCTCAACATCGCACGCCCTGGTGGTGCTATTGGTCGGGTGGGTGTGCCTCATGATGTGAACATCCCCGCAGCTGCGCCAACATTCTTTCGTAATCTGACGATTAGTGGTGGTCCGGCTCCCGTGCGTGCCTACATCGAAGACCTTATCCCGGATGTGCTGGAAGGTAAAATTCAGCCTGGTCGTGTCTTTGATCAGACAGTAAGCCTGGAGGACGTCCCGGCTGGCTACAAAGCCATGGATGAGCGGCAGTCCATCAAAGTTATGGTTACACCCTAG
- a CDS encoding MarR family winged helix-turn-helix transcriptional regulator, producing MDFVKIARAIGILNRTFQSYLSKALSETDLSYSDSIFLVNIGNRPGVSQEDLSHLLAIDKAAIARSVKNLEKKGYIQTERSIQDKRTKELYLTDSGKDFMQFMDKLHERWAAHVLQDINETDIESFATRIDMMGSRAKSFEE from the coding sequence ATGGATTTTGTAAAAATAGCCAGAGCCATCGGGATACTCAATCGGACCTTTCAGAGTTATCTATCAAAAGCACTCTCTGAAACAGACCTATCCTATTCTGACAGTATTTTTCTAGTCAATATTGGGAATAGACCGGGTGTTAGCCAGGAAGACCTCTCCCATCTTCTTGCAATTGATAAGGCCGCCATTGCGCGCTCGGTCAAGAATTTGGAGAAAAAGGGTTACATACAGACAGAACGCTCGATACAGGATAAACGTACGAAAGAGCTTTATCTAACCGACTCTGGCAAAGACTTTATGCAGTTCATGGACAAGCTGCACGAAAGATGGGCTGCCCATGTGCTGCAAGACATAAATGAAACAGATATTGAGTCATTCGCTACAAGGATAGACATGATGGGCAGTCGGGCTAAATCGTTTGAGGAATAA
- a CDS encoding aldo/keto reductase yields the protein MEKRKLGNSGLEVSALGLGCMRMTFGDAPIGTRQEMIEFLHQAVDRGVTFFDTAEVYGPFTNEDLVGEALEPFKGQVIIATKFGFKHDPKTGPHPTVGLDSRPEQIKRVADASLKRLRVEAIDLFYQHRPDPEVPIEDVAGAVKDLIQEGKVKYFGLSESNAEQIRRAHAVQPVAALQSEYSIWWRNIEDEILPTCEELGIGLVPYSPLGRGYLTGKIDENATFADNDIRARNPRFTQEAIKANRVVIDLLEEIGKENQATPAQVALAWLLAQKPWIVPIPGSRKLSRLEENLGSLDVELTGEDLQRIDEALANMTIIGHRY from the coding sequence ATGGAAAAACGCAAACTTGGTAACAGTGGTCTGGAAGTTTCAGCGTTGGGCCTGGGTTGCATGCGCATGACCTTTGGCGATGCGCCGATTGGCACTCGCCAGGAGATGATTGAATTTCTACATCAGGCGGTGGATCGTGGCGTTACCTTTTTCGATACAGCCGAAGTCTATGGACCTTTCACTAATGAAGACCTTGTCGGCGAAGCGCTGGAGCCATTTAAGGGTCAGGTCATCATTGCCACCAAGTTCGGCTTTAAACATGATCCCAAAACAGGGCCACATCCAACTGTGGGCCTGGATAGTCGGCCTGAGCAGATCAAGCGTGTGGCTGATGCGTCACTTAAGCGGCTGCGAGTTGAGGCTATTGATCTTTTCTACCAGCATCGGCCTGATCCTGAAGTTCCGATTGAAGATGTTGCGGGTGCTGTCAAAGATTTAATTCAAGAAGGCAAAGTTAAATACTTTGGTCTCTCCGAATCCAATGCAGAGCAGATTCGCCGTGCGCATGCGGTTCAACCTGTGGCTGCCTTGCAAAGTGAGTATTCTATTTGGTGGCGCAACATTGAAGATGAAATTCTGCCAACCTGCGAGGAACTGGGTATCGGCTTGGTGCCTTATAGTCCGTTAGGGCGTGGCTATCTGACGGGCAAGATTGATGAGAACGCCACCTTTGCCGATAATGACATCCGCGCACGTAATCCGCGCTTCACACAGGAAGCGATCAAAGCTAATCGCGTGGTTATTGATTTACTCGAAGAGATTGGCAAAGAAAATCAGGCGACCCCAGCACAGGTTGCTCTGGCGTGGCTGCTAGCACAAAAGCCGTGGATTGTACCGATTCCCGGCAGCCGTAAGCTCAGCCGACTGGAGGAGAACCTTGGTTCCCTGGACGTTGAACTTACTGGCGAAGACCTGCAGAGGATTGATGAGGCCCTCGCCAATATGACCATCATAGGTCATCGGTATTAA
- a CDS encoding beta-galactosidase, protein MLYGAAYYHEYQPYERLEQDIDLMKEMNLTVVRLGESTWYSWEPEDGVFKLDWMDRVIDAMHAADIKVIFGTPTYAIPPWMAKKHPEVMAQHHSGTYVPYGYRQNMNHAHPAFRYYAERVIRKLISHYASHPAIIGYQIDNETSSGQLHNPDVFQKFLWYLKDKYKTVDNLNEVWGLTYWSHRINEWDELWKPDGNSTPGYDLDWRRFQSQLVTDLLDWEAQIVREYARPDQFITQCFVGAYSRPEANVFDISKSLDIVAINPYHVTQSGLELDPQNDTDTIGPEWMTSRQDHVGVSQIFLNGDWARGAKEQNFLITELNANSIGGSSTNYPGYEGQLRQAVYTFISKGANMVAYWHWHTLHYGFETYWGGVLGHSLEKGRIGREFEQIGAELIAHSDILTDLSTQADVGFLYHEDSKYALSYMPALSQPGTGNPDPLTYERVFDNFYRMYFNVNAQTAIVHPEQEFEKYPLLVVPALYAADDALLERLVAYAKNGGHLLLTFRSGYGDEFARARWAVAPGILRDAVGASYQEYSNLMKEVLVKGEGLDLPEGAAATAWADGLELESAEALATYQHPHFGQFPAIVTKVVGKGRVTYCGTLPNMPLGEALAAWTMNKAGIDPVIEGLPTTVRVTSTTATSGERLLFFTNWSWTPQTLPAIPGGGKDLLANVSISESDTLELGAWDVKIIVQAK, encoded by the coding sequence ATGCTTTATGGCGCGGCTTATTATCACGAATACCAGCCTTATGAACGGCTGGAGCAAGACATCGACCTGATGAAGGAGATGAATCTCACAGTTGTTCGTCTGGGTGAATCAACCTGGTATAGCTGGGAACCCGAAGACGGCGTCTTCAAACTTGACTGGATGGATCGCGTTATCGACGCGATGCATGCTGCTGACATCAAAGTCATCTTCGGCACACCAACCTATGCAATTCCCCCCTGGATGGCGAAAAAACATCCAGAAGTCATGGCACAGCATCACTCAGGGACATATGTGCCTTACGGTTACCGCCAAAACATGAATCATGCACACCCAGCTTTTCGTTATTATGCTGAACGAGTCATCCGGAAGCTGATCAGTCATTACGCCTCGCATCCGGCCATCATCGGCTATCAAATTGATAATGAAACAAGCAGCGGTCAACTCCATAACCCGGATGTATTCCAAAAATTTCTCTGGTATCTCAAGGATAAATACAAAACTGTTGACAATCTCAATGAAGTTTGGGGACTAACGTACTGGTCACATCGCATCAATGAATGGGATGAACTATGGAAGCCCGATGGCAATTCCACCCCTGGCTATGATCTCGACTGGCGGCGTTTCCAATCGCAGTTAGTGACGGATCTATTGGATTGGGAAGCCCAAATTGTTCGTGAGTATGCCCGTCCAGATCAATTCATCACCCAGTGCTTTGTCGGCGCATATAGCCGCCCTGAAGCTAACGTCTTCGATATTTCAAAATCACTCGATATCGTCGCCATCAATCCCTATCATGTGACGCAGTCCGGCCTGGAACTCGACCCCCAAAATGATACAGATACCATTGGCCCGGAATGGATGACCTCACGTCAAGATCATGTCGGCGTGTCGCAAATTTTCCTCAACGGCGATTGGGCACGTGGGGCCAAAGAACAGAACTTCCTGATTACCGAACTCAACGCCAACAGCATTGGCGGATCCTCGACCAACTATCCCGGCTATGAAGGTCAACTCCGACAGGCAGTTTATACCTTCATTAGCAAGGGAGCCAATATGGTCGCTTACTGGCACTGGCATACCCTGCACTATGGTTTCGAAACTTACTGGGGTGGTGTCCTCGGTCACAGTCTAGAAAAAGGCCGCATCGGTAGAGAATTTGAGCAGATTGGGGCTGAACTCATCGCTCATAGCGATATTCTCACGGATCTAAGCACGCAGGCAGATGTGGGCTTTCTCTATCATGAAGATAGCAAGTACGCCCTATCCTACATGCCAGCGCTCTCACAACCGGGCACAGGAAATCCCGATCCACTCACCTATGAGCGCGTCTTCGATAATTTCTACCGCATGTACTTCAACGTGAACGCACAGACAGCTATCGTCCATCCTGAGCAAGAATTTGAGAAATATCCGCTCCTGGTGGTACCTGCACTCTACGCTGCCGATGATGCGCTATTGGAACGACTGGTAGCTTACGCGAAAAATGGCGGCCATCTGCTGCTCACGTTCCGCAGCGGCTATGGCGATGAATTCGCTCGTGCACGATGGGCTGTCGCACCAGGTATCTTACGAGACGCGGTTGGGGCTAGCTACCAGGAATACAGCAATCTTATGAAGGAAGTCCTCGTCAAAGGTGAAGGACTTGACCTGCCAGAAGGCGCAGCGGCGACAGCCTGGGCCGATGGTCTGGAACTTGAATCCGCTGAGGCCCTCGCTACGTATCAGCATCCGCACTTTGGGCAGTTCCCTGCAATTGTGACCAAAGTCGTTGGTAAAGGGCGCGTGACCTATTGCGGTACGCTGCCGAATATGCCCCTTGGCGAAGCACTTGCGGCCTGGACGATGAACAAAGCTGGTATCGATCCTGTCATTGAAGGCCTGCCCACAACTGTGCGCGTCACCTCAACAACGGCCACCAGCGGAGAACGACTTTTGTTCTTCACCAACTGGTCGTGGACGCCGCAAACCCTGCCAGCGATTCCTGGGGGCGGCAAAGATCTTTTAGCGAATGTCTCAATCTCCGAGAGCGACACGCTCGAACTCGGAGCCTGGGATGTCAAGATTATCGTTCAAGCAAAGTAG
- a CDS encoding LacI family DNA-binding transcriptional regulator yields MVYKITLADIAREAGVSKQTVSRVVNNNPDVAIATRKRVQAIIDRLDYQPNALAKSLSARQTHTIGLISSQLHDFGPLSMLLAIDKGAHDAGYRLLPYLVHDDHRSDVETHLRNLLARQPDAIIWEFSRTWVNAEFMENNSLLASIPIITMENKILGIPTVIDVLQKKAAINGIQHLLDEGYQNIGIIAGPPSWHLSMKRLEGWRACLHEHGLPAEDRQIAQGDWSADSGYQATAHLLETFPEMDAVFATNDKMAMGALNLLHERGIQIPQQMGVLGYDDMPEAKHMYPALTTLHQPFAQYGAAMVKAAVMMIEANIKQENIAPPEIVEFCPELIIRQSTRRRV; encoded by the coding sequence GTGGTTTATAAGATTACGCTTGCAGATATTGCCAGAGAAGCAGGAGTCTCTAAACAGACTGTTTCCCGCGTCGTGAATAATAATCCCGACGTCGCTATTGCGACTCGCAAGCGAGTCCAGGCAATTATTGATCGCCTGGACTACCAGCCAAACGCCCTCGCAAAAAGCCTCAGTGCTCGCCAGACACATACCATTGGCCTCATCAGTTCCCAGTTACATGACTTCGGACCACTTTCCATGCTGCTGGCTATTGATAAAGGCGCACATGATGCTGGCTATCGCCTCCTGCCCTACCTCGTTCATGACGACCATCGAAGTGATGTAGAAACGCATCTACGCAATCTACTCGCTCGACAGCCAGATGCTATTATCTGGGAGTTTTCCAGGACGTGGGTCAATGCGGAATTTATGGAAAACAACTCGTTATTAGCTTCGATTCCGATCATCACAATGGAAAATAAAATACTGGGCATTCCGACCGTGATTGATGTGCTGCAAAAAAAAGCAGCCATTAATGGTATCCAGCATCTACTGGACGAAGGTTATCAGAATATTGGGATCATCGCGGGGCCACCTAGCTGGCATCTTTCTATGAAGCGGCTGGAAGGTTGGCGAGCCTGCCTCCATGAGCATGGCCTTCCGGCAGAAGATCGTCAAATCGCTCAGGGTGATTGGAGCGCTGATAGCGGCTACCAGGCGACAGCGCACCTATTGGAGACGTTCCCTGAGATGGATGCAGTCTTTGCTACCAATGACAAAATGGCAATGGGAGCATTGAACTTACTTCACGAGCGCGGCATCCAGATTCCGCAGCAAATGGGCGTACTTGGATACGACGATATGCCGGAAGCCAAGCATATGTACCCCGCCTTGACGACACTTCATCAACCTTTTGCACAGTATGGTGCAGCGATGGTAAAAGCCGCTGTCATGATGATTGAAGCGAATATCAAGCAGGAGAACATCGCCCCGCCGGAAATTGTCGAATTTTGCCCGGAGCTGATTATACGGCAAAGTACAAGGAGGCGCGTGTAA
- a CDS encoding alpha/beta fold hydrolase — protein sequence MESNNEPNKKFPGPLAHKLLVAAGIISAIGVVGLVLVNQFLYAYRDPWNKKVADAGFTEKKAQIGDVTLNYAEGPNNGPALLLLHAQHMEWFSYSRVLPELSKSFHIFAVDYHGHGKTVSPVERYNASDMGNDLATFIETVIGEPAFVTGNSSGGLLTAWLAANKPDLVRAIVLEDPPLFTAEYPRIKDTISYVSFTSCHEYIEAGEDSDFLIYWLNSHAAFVAKNVGDYALPILLSVIQTYHEKNPGEPLEIRFLSDYLRTFMRGIDRYDPYFGNAFYDGSWNEGFDHAETLQRITQPTLLLHANYEIREDGVLNGALSQEDADLVVSLIPNAQYLRVDSAHAIHLDKPDQFIQAIEAFFLGEANVPSTSLE from the coding sequence ATGGAAAGCAATAACGAACCAAATAAAAAATTCCCAGGTCCCCTTGCTCACAAACTCCTAGTTGCTGCAGGTATTATCTCAGCAATCGGCGTCGTTGGGCTCGTGTTGGTGAACCAATTCCTATATGCATACAGAGATCCCTGGAATAAAAAAGTCGCTGATGCTGGCTTTACAGAAAAGAAAGCGCAGATTGGTGACGTGACACTCAATTATGCAGAAGGCCCCAATAATGGACCAGCACTATTGCTGCTTCATGCACAGCATATGGAGTGGTTTAGCTATAGCCGGGTCCTGCCTGAGCTCTCTAAATCGTTCCATATATTCGCTGTGGACTACCATGGTCATGGCAAAACGGTAAGCCCTGTTGAGCGTTATAATGCAAGCGATATGGGGAATGACCTTGCTACATTCATAGAAACTGTGATCGGTGAACCTGCATTTGTCACGGGGAATTCATCCGGCGGCCTGCTGACTGCCTGGCTTGCCGCCAATAAGCCAGACTTGGTGAGAGCCATCGTCTTAGAAGATCCCCCACTGTTTACCGCCGAATACCCAAGAATTAAAGATACAATTAGCTATGTCTCGTTTACATCCTGCCACGAGTACATAGAAGCCGGAGAAGATAGTGATTTCCTCATCTATTGGTTAAACAGCCATGCGGCATTTGTAGCAAAAAATGTAGGTGACTACGCGTTACCCATATTGCTATCTGTTATCCAGACCTACCATGAGAAAAACCCTGGAGAACCGCTGGAAATCCGTTTTCTATCCGACTATCTCAGAACCTTTATGAGAGGTATAGATCGTTATGATCCGTATTTTGGCAATGCGTTCTACGATGGAAGCTGGAATGAAGGATTCGACCATGCCGAAACGCTCCAAAGAATAACGCAACCTACCCTGCTATTACACGCGAACTATGAGATCCGCGAGGATGGTGTACTCAACGGTGCCCTCAGCCAGGAAGATGCAGACTTGGTTGTCTCGCTTATACCTAACGCACAATACCTGAGAGTAGACTCCGCCCATGCCATCCATCTGGACAAGCCGGACCAATTTATCCAGGCAATCGAAGCGTTCTTCCTGGGAGAAGCAAATGTCCCATCGACCAGTTTGGAGTGA
- a CDS encoding (R)-mandelonitrile lyase, translated as MKITRNGSLPSSKGPDDWFTGSVRVDYLFNPIEPARTAGAYVTFDPGARTAWHTHPLGQTLIVTAGHGWVQRWGGPIEEINPGDVVQFEPDEKHWHGASPTTAMTHIAIQEGLDGKAVEWLEKVSDEQYKHEEP; from the coding sequence ATGAAAATCACGAGAAATGGATCATTGCCATCTAGTAAGGGGCCTGACGATTGGTTTACTGGCTCTGTACGCGTTGATTACCTGTTTAATCCCATAGAACCTGCGCGTACAGCAGGTGCTTACGTCACGTTTGACCCGGGTGCTCGGACGGCCTGGCACACGCACCCGCTGGGGCAAACTCTCATTGTGACTGCTGGTCACGGTTGGGTACAGCGGTGGGGTGGCCCTATTGAAGAAATTAATCCAGGTGATGTTGTTCAGTTTGAGCCAGACGAAAAGCACTGGCATGGGGCTTCCCCAACAACAGCAATGACCCACATCGCCATTCAGGAAGGCCTTGATGGCAAAGCAGTTGAATGGCTGGAAAAAGTCAGCGACGAGCAATACAAGCATGAGGAGCCATAA
- a CDS encoding ABC transporter substrate-binding protein, whose amino-acid sequence MYRTRTALLIVFLCALFIPGVAAQEDVTLTLWTHDSLYVDFFSARAEEWKENYPDINFTFDFQTVSDVDTVVLSNLAAGEPIPDILGIEQGQFPRYMRDGILADAFVNLRDEIGDNYDRIAEGRWTLYAYDGGIYGVDSGLSTVAYYYQPAILEELGIEVPTTWEEFLAAGEQASANGIHLAFVSDDASMFQFYFLQRGGQLFDAEGNFVFDEEPNRTIAMEVLDLWRRGLDNGAFGTFLTSEMWGPTPIEAYKEGQYAGAIMPDWYGDYILKAQAEDMAGQWRIAHMPVWDDGNGTATSVWGGTGFAVSQQSEHQDLAWDLIEYSFLTYEGQVLRYQEIGYYPTMMEAFEDESIVGYEDPYYDGQMVGRIWADTVTEVPVWYQSPYRAVWMDAITERMPLFFDGDIDAATFVDEVGYIVEDEIAFDS is encoded by the coding sequence ATGTATCGCACCAGAACAGCTTTATTGATTGTATTCTTATGTGCCCTTTTCATACCTGGGGTTGCCGCGCAGGAAGATGTTACGCTGACGTTATGGACCCATGATAGTCTTTATGTCGATTTCTTCAGTGCCCGTGCTGAAGAATGGAAAGAGAACTATCCCGATATCAACTTTACGTTCGACTTCCAGACAGTTTCCGATGTAGATACGGTGGTGCTATCCAACCTGGCAGCAGGTGAACCAATCCCGGACATCCTCGGCATTGAACAGGGCCAGTTCCCACGCTATATGCGGGATGGCATCCTGGCAGATGCGTTCGTCAATCTGAGGGATGAAATCGGCGATAACTACGACCGCATCGCAGAAGGTCGCTGGACCCTATACGCTTACGACGGTGGCATCTACGGTGTCGATAGTGGGCTGTCGACAGTTGCATACTACTATCAGCCTGCCATTCTGGAAGAACTTGGCATCGAAGTACCCACAACCTGGGAAGAATTCCTAGCTGCAGGCGAACAAGCTTCTGCCAATGGCATACATCTGGCCTTTGTCTCTGACGATGCCAGCATGTTCCAGTTCTACTTCCTACAACGTGGCGGCCAACTGTTTGACGCTGAGGGCAACTTCGTCTTTGATGAAGAACCGAACCGCACAATCGCTATGGAAGTCCTCGATCTATGGCGTCGCGGCCTGGATAATGGCGCGTTTGGCACCTTCTTAACCAGCGAAATGTGGGGCCCCACGCCCATCGAAGCATACAAAGAAGGCCAGTATGCAGGCGCGATCATGCCAGACTGGTACGGCGATTACATCCTCAAAGCACAGGCAGAAGATATGGCCGGGCAGTGGCGCATTGCACATATGCCTGTTTGGGATGATGGCAATGGCACCGCAACGAGTGTTTGGGGCGGTACAGGTTTCGCTGTTTCTCAACAGAGTGAGCACCAGGACCTCGCTTGGGACCTCATTGAATACAGCTTCCTCACCTATGAAGGCCAGGTCTTGCGCTATCAGGAAATTGGTTACTACCCAACCATGATGGAAGCCTTTGAAGATGAGAGCATCGTTGGCTACGAAGACCCCTACTACGACGGCCAGATGGTCGGGCGCATCTGGGCCGATACCGTAACAGAAGTACCTGTCTGGTATCAAAGCCCATATCGCGCTGTGTGGATGGATGCCATCACAGAACGTATGCCGCTCTTCTTCGATGGTGACATTGATGCTGCGACCTTTGTTGATGAGGTTGGCTACATCGTCGAGGACGAAATCGCTTTCGACTCCTAA
- a CDS encoding AraC family transcriptional regulator: MDGTNHRQTAYEEQRMLSSRMELIERIMRAMPTDGVCEPIQGVHLGRLSTPMEKLHSVLEPSLCIIAQGSKAIFVGDNRYQYDPFNYFLATIELPRVSQVLEASKEKPYLSFRLGLDPNIVGSVLVEAGYMAPSGNADVRAIDVSPLDADLMEAVIRLVRLIETPQHGRVLKPLITREIIYRLLMGDQGGRLCHLTVSGSYTPQIARAIERLRQDFDQSLRIEDLAQEMGMSVSSFHQHFKAVTAMSPLQFQKRLRLQEARRLMLGEDLDATSAAYRVGYNDASYFSREYKSLFGIPPIRDIQQLKETMDENPE; this comes from the coding sequence ATGGACGGCACAAACCATCGGCAAACAGCATATGAGGAACAACGAATGCTGTCGAGTCGTATGGAATTGATTGAACGAATTATGCGAGCAATGCCTACAGATGGCGTTTGTGAACCTATTCAGGGTGTTCATCTTGGCCGATTGTCAACTCCGATGGAAAAGCTTCACAGTGTGCTAGAGCCATCTCTGTGTATCATTGCGCAGGGGAGCAAAGCGATATTTGTCGGAGACAATCGTTATCAATATGATCCCTTCAACTACTTCCTGGCGACAATTGAATTACCTCGTGTCAGTCAAGTTCTAGAAGCATCAAAGGAAAAGCCATATCTCAGCTTTCGGCTAGGACTAGACCCAAATATTGTTGGCTCAGTTCTGGTTGAGGCGGGCTATATGGCACCATCTGGCAATGCCGATGTCCGTGCAATTGACGTCAGTCCTCTAGATGCAGATCTCATGGAGGCAGTGATACGACTTGTCCGGCTTATAGAAACGCCTCAACATGGCAGAGTTCTTAAACCGCTGATCACACGAGAAATTATTTATCGTCTCCTGATGGGCGATCAGGGCGGCAGATTGTGTCATCTAACGGTCTCAGGGAGCTATACGCCGCAAATCGCCAGAGCTATTGAACGCCTTCGCCAAGATTTTGATCAATCACTTCGTATTGAGGACCTCGCCCAAGAGATGGGCATGAGTGTTTCAAGTTTTCATCAACATTTTAAAGCAGTAACCGCTATGAGCCCGCTACAATTCCAGAAGCGCCTGCGACTGCAGGAAGCACGTCGCCTAATGTTAGGCGAAGACCTCGACGCAACGAGTGCGGCTTATCGGGTGGGATACAATGATGCATCATACTTTAGCCGAGAGTATAAGAGCCTCTTTGGTATACCGCCTATAAGAGACATCCAACAACTAAAAGAAACAATGGATGAAAATCCGGAATGA